The following proteins come from a genomic window of Oceanimonas doudoroffii:
- a CDS encoding glycosyltransferase family 4 protein: MKIDLRILYLCDFDLKRKSGKDRATYQKLTALSSRVNSLEVISCPFRNPILRFLSVFLLDIKSFFYLLFMRPDVFISRGRCGFFTLMLAKLFNISSVREVHSNAVEESTLLPYKGLKLILVKITSYISHKLDVWADVRIFNHPDLLCWYQSHSLAKKYDFFVYNGFSPSSHSTLSKSDARIRFNIPEEEKVLVFVGSASQWHGVEYVVNLQEQFNLHGDNIKIYFGGGDISAFDKFGFCTNFTPLDDKGCADLIRAADFCLLPVKKNRISPGSPLKLYDYIANERFVIAQSESDGYSDEVERHGVGFSVNFLCPEEARIKIIEELSKEWPSVFPTCKVTWSDRMEEWIDGISKHLQSKGVF, encoded by the coding sequence ATGAAAATAGACTTAAGAATTCTTTATTTGTGTGATTTTGACTTGAAACGGAAGTCAGGTAAAGATAGAGCTACCTACCAAAAGCTAACAGCTCTTTCTAGTAGAGTTAATAGTCTTGAAGTCATCAGTTGCCCATTTAGAAATCCTATTTTACGTTTTCTTTCTGTTTTTCTTCTTGATATTAAATCATTTTTCTATCTTCTTTTCATGCGACCTGATGTTTTTATTAGTAGAGGGCGTTGCGGTTTTTTCACTTTGATGTTGGCTAAGCTTTTTAATATCTCCAGTGTGCGTGAGGTTCATTCTAATGCAGTTGAAGAGTCTACTTTGCTACCATATAAGGGGCTTAAGCTTATATTAGTGAAAATCACGTCCTATATATCTCACAAGTTGGATGTTTGGGCTGATGTCAGAATTTTTAACCATCCAGATCTCTTGTGTTGGTATCAAAGTCATAGCTTGGCAAAAAAGTATGATTTCTTTGTTTATAATGGTTTTTCACCGAGTTCACATTCTACACTTTCTAAAAGTGATGCTAGAATAAGATTCAATATCCCCGAGGAGGAAAAAGTACTTGTTTTTGTCGGATCCGCTTCGCAGTGGCATGGCGTAGAATATGTTGTTAATCTGCAAGAGCAGTTTAACCTTCATGGTGATAACATTAAGATTTATTTTGGTGGAGGCGACATAAGTGCGTTTGATAAATTTGGATTTTGTACTAACTTCACTCCATTAGATGATAAAGGTTGTGCAGACTTGATCAGAGCGGCTGATTTCTGTTTGTTACCGGTAAAGAAAAATAGAATTAGCCCGGGTAGTCCCTTAAAGCTTTATGACTACATTGCTAATGAAAGGTTTGTTATAGCTCAATCCGAGAGTGATGGGTACTCGGATGAGGTCGAGAGGCATGGTGTCGGATTTTCTGTGAACTTCCTTTGTCCTGAAGAAGCCCGTATAAAAATTATTGAAGAACTATCTAAAGAATGGCCAAGTGTCTTTCCAACTTGTAAGGTGACGTGGTCAGACAGAATGGAGGAGTGGATTGATGGAATTTCAAAGCACTTGCAAAGTAAAGGTGTTTTTTAA